From Corvus moneduloides isolate bCorMon1 chromosome 4, bCorMon1.pri, whole genome shotgun sequence, one genomic window encodes:
- the EMP1 gene encoding epithelial membrane protein 1: MLVLLAGIFVVHIATVIMLFVSTIANVWMVGSYSSETISTGLWLLCNKTCTQLPVSSQNEASLKAVQAFMILSIIFSVVALILFIIQLFTLEKGKRFYMTGAVMLVCWMCILIAVSIYTARFTGTMVYFTNAHHGYCFILAWICFCFSFIIGILYLVLRKK, encoded by the exons ATGTTGGTACTACTGGCTGGTATCTTTGTGGTTCACATCGCCACTGTCATCATGCTCTTTGTCTCCACCATTGCCAAT GTTTGGATGGTGGGTTCTTACAGCTCTGAAACGATCTCAACAGGACTCTGGCTGCTGTGCAACAAGACCTGCACTCAGCTGCCAGTTAGCAGTCAAAATGAGG CTTCCCTCAAAGCTGTGCAAGCCTTTATGATCCTCTCGATCATTTTCTCCGTTGTGGCGCTCATCCTGTTCATTATCCAGCTGTTCACCCTGGAAAAAGGCAAACGTTTCTACATGACCGGAGCCGTCATGCTGGTTTGCT GGATGTGCATTCTGATTGCAGTCTCCATTTACACAGCTCGGTTCACAGGCACGATGGTGTACTTCACAAATGCTCACCATGGCTACTGCTTCATATTGGCCTGGATCTGCTTTTGCTTCAGTTTCATCATCGGCATTCTCTACCTTgttcttagaaaaaaataa